The genomic stretch CCTGGAGGCCGGAGCCGACATTCGGGAGATTCGGGTCATCGGCGGCGGGGCGAGGGGGCGCTTTTGGCGCCAGCTCATGGCTGACATCTACCGTCTCCCCGTGCTGCGGCCGCGATTGCTGGAGGAGGCGACCTCCCTGGGCGCTGCCGTCGCTGGCGGCGTCGGCGTGGGGCTCTTCCCGGACTTCGATGTGGTCGATCGATTCATCGAGATCATCGATCGACATGAGCCGGACCCGGCCACGGAGGCCGTCTACGAGCGGCTGTTCCCGGTGTTCCAGGCCGCGTACCAGGCGCTCTGTCCCGTTTACGATGCGTTGCAGGAGGCGTGATGCAAGGGGCAGGATGGGGAGTGCAGGATACAGGATGCAAGATGCAGGATACGGGATGCAAGATGCAGGATGCAAGATGCGGGGTGCAGGGTAGGCGATGAGCCATCAGGCGATTGATCGCGAGTATCTGGAGTATCAGTACGGTGATGCTGAGAAGCTGCGGGTTCGCCAGGAGAGCCATGCGCGCTACAGTGAGAACCCGCAGCCTTTCTTCGAATGGATGCTGTCCCACATCGATCCCCGTCCGGGGCTGGTGGTGCTGGATATCGGCTGTGGCCCTGGGGCGTATCATCCGCTGCTGAGCCGGGAGGGGATGCGGATCATCGGCCTGGATCGATCCTTGGGCATGGTCCGAGAGGCGCACCGCCAGGCCCGAGAGCTGGGTCTGGCGGTGGGGGTGGCCCAGGCCGACGCCCAGGCCCTGCCGCTCCCGGACGCCTGCTGCGATCGGGTGATGGCCAATCATATGCTCTATCACGTGCCGGATCGGGTGGCCGCGCTGCGGGAGATGCGTCGGGTGCTGCGGTCGGGCGGCCGGGTGATCCTGGCCACCAACGCGGCCGATTCCGGCAGGCGTCTGCGGGAGCTTCACGCACAGGCGGCTCGTGAGCTGGGATACCGGCCATCGTCCCTCTTCAGCTCCCGGTTCACCCTGGACGACCTGCCGCTGGTGCGATCCGTCTTCCCAACGGCGCAAGTGTACGTGCGGGAGGATGCCTTTCTCTTCCCGGACGTGGCGTCCGCCCTGCGCTACTATGCCAGCGTCGGCGTGGATCTCATCGAGGACATGCCCGCGGATGGCAGCCACCGGGCGGGCTTGCTGCGGTGGATGGAGGCGCGGATCCGGGAGATCATCGCCCGGGAGGGGGTCTTCCGGGTGCCCAAGAGCGCGGGCTGCTTCGTCGCGACAGTCTAAACGGCGGAGGCGGCTATAGAAAGCCGCCTCTACCGTTATCTGGACATGATACGAGCATGTAGCAGGTCCGGTTTCCATACCGGACGCAAGTGAGGGCTTCGAAGATATTCTTGACGGCGATTACGAGGCACACACCTCCCGCAGTCGTTCCATGAAGTAGCTGTAGTTGGCGAAGGAGACATCCGGCGGGAT from Chloroflexota bacterium encodes the following:
- a CDS encoding class I SAM-dependent methyltransferase — its product is MSHQAIDREYLEYQYGDAEKLRVRQESHARYSENPQPFFEWMLSHIDPRPGLVVLDIGCGPGAYHPLLSREGMRIIGLDRSLGMVREAHRQARELGLAVGVAQADAQALPLPDACCDRVMANHMLYHVPDRVAALREMRRVLRSGGRVILATNAADSGRRLRELHAQAARELGYRPSSLFSSRFTLDDLPLVRSVFPTAQVYVREDAFLFPDVASALRYYASVGVDLIEDMPADGSHRAGLLRWMEARIREIIAREGVFRVPKSAGCFVATV